One window from the genome of Candidatus Paceibacterota bacterium encodes:
- a CDS encoding ferritin family protein yields the protein MMSQIPDGSKKVAKEDINKEILRVGMIAELDAINLYEQLAAVTDSKIIKEILLDIAREEKTHMGEFQTLLLRDDLEQVVEPEKGKKEVHDLIE from the coding sequence ATGATGTCGCAAATACCCGATGGCAGCAAGAAAGTGGCCAAAGAAGATATAAACAAGGAGATCTTGCGCGTTGGAATGATCGCGGAGCTGGATGCGATCAATCTATATGAGCAGCTGGCAGCGGTTACGGATAGCAAGATCATCAAAGAGATACTTCTTGATATCGCCAGGGAAGAAAAAACCCACATGGGGGAGTTTCAGACTTTGCTTCTCAGGGACGATCTGGAGCAGGTCGTTGAGCCGGAAAAGGGAAAGAAAGAAGTGCACGACCTGATTGAATAA
- a CDS encoding carbon-nitrogen hydrolase family protein yields the protein MKLKIAVAQFMIDQLSCDNNLLRAEKFIKKAADSKAGVVIFPEYFIDGTRKRDLDRFSHGNEYVEYFRNLAKVHRIDIVAGSMVERDKKKLYNTSYYIDRGGEVLGKYRKINLWGTEKPSLSAGSESSVFDTRFGKIGLVICWDLFFPDIFAGMSAKGAELVFCSSYWRLEDAGIGMKYDKNSEIKLIDSICTARAFENGIIFVFCNAAGKTKVGNSMDTLAGHSQIAVPFKGCLKKLPHSREAMFVREVDMDILKDARKVYEIGKDLS from the coding sequence ATGAAACTAAAGATCGCCGTCGCGCAATTCATGATCGATCAGCTATCTTGCGATAATAATCTGTTGCGCGCTGAAAAATTCATAAAGAAAGCCGCCGATTCGAAAGCCGGAGTGGTCATTTTTCCCGAATATTTCATTGACGGAACGAGAAAGCGGGATCTCGATCGTTTTAGCCATGGAAATGAATATGTGGAATATTTCCGGAATTTGGCAAAGGTCCACAGGATCGATATTGTGGCCGGATCGATGGTGGAAAGGGACAAGAAAAAACTATACAATACTTCATACTATATCGATCGCGGCGGGGAGGTGCTGGGAAAATACAGGAAGATCAATCTTTGGGGCACAGAAAAGCCGAGTCTTTCCGCCGGGAGCGAGTCCTCCGTTTTTGATACGAGGTTCGGGAAAATCGGGCTTGTCATCTGCTGGGATCTTTTCTTTCCGGATATATTCGCCGGAATGTCGGCAAAGGGGGCCGAGCTGGTGTTTTGTTCGAGCTATTGGCGTCTTGAAGATGCGGGCATCGGGATGAAATATGACAAAAATTCCGAGATAAAGCTCATTGATTCCATCTGCACAGCAAGGGCGTTTGAGAACGGGATCATTTTTGTTTTCTGCAATGCCGCCGGAAAAACGAAGGTCGGGAATTCAATGGACACTTTGGCGGGACATTCACAGATAGCGGTTCCGTTCAAGGGGTGTTTGAAAAAATTGCCGCACAGCAGGGAGGCGATGTTTGTCCGGGAAGTTGATATGGATATTTTGAAAGATGCGCGGAAGGTCTATGAGATAGGGAAAGATCTTTCGTAA